In the bacterium genome, TATCACGATGAGCCCGTCGATCGCCTTCATGACCCCGAACTTGTGCGTATGCCCGTGCAGGAGCACCTGCGCGCCATATTTAGACATCGCCCTGCCGGGATTCATGTCGCCGTGCTTGTCGTGCTTGTCGCGCGTGGGCGTGTGGCTAATGAGGAATACTACCCCGCCGAAATCCTTTATGAGCCTGTGCGATACATTGTCGTCCATCCATGCCGCCTCGTACATGCCCGGCACCGCGTATAGAGCCCTGCCCCTGGGGTCGAGTTTCTGCGCGTCCGCATAGTCGTCGCCGAGATGCACTATGGCCTCGACCCCGAATTTCTTGACCATGAGATCAGCGGCCTTCTGCATCATCGCGACATT is a window encoding:
- a CDS encoding metallophosphoesterase family protein, translated to MAYKSFMILGVMSDSHGNVAMMQKAADLMVKKFGVEAIVHLGDDYADAQKLDPRGRALYAVPGMYEAAWMDDNVSHRLIKDFGGVVFLISHTPTRDKHDKHGDMNPGRAMSKYGAQVLLHGHTHKFGVMKAIDGLIVINPGHLKSETDRGAMPTFAVIDVKEPDISVKFVDLEGEVLDSHELTVAKVPLTPPCEEPYKPGPDEESSIG